GTTGCATTCGTCCACTGCGGAGGAGTCCCAGAGTGTCGTCAGGACCAGCTGGGGGAGCGCCTCTTCAGGCCACATCATCAGAACCCAGCCGAAACGCGAGGAGCTGATTTCAGAGGAGCTGAAACCCCTGAACGACGCGTCCAGAGTGGCGGTGGCCTTAGAAAATGTCAGTAAAGAGTCAAACAAGTGCGAGAACTGTGGCCGGTGCCAATGCTCCGAGTGCACCCGCGCCCGGGTGCTTCCCTCCTGGTGGATGTGCGGCCGCCGGTGCGTGTGTTCGGCACACAGCGCCGTGGAGTACGGGACGTGCGTCTGCTGCATCAAGGGGCTCTTCTACCACTGCTCCAGTGACGACGAGGACACGTGTGCCGACAAGCCCTTCTCGTGCTCGCAGTCGCACTGCTGCATCCGCTGGACCACCGTGTCGCTCCTCTCCCTGCTCTTCCCCTGCCTCCTGTGCTACCTCCCAGCGAAAGGTTGTGTCGCTGTGTGCCAGAGCTGCTATGACCGAGTCTCGCGACCCGGCTGTCGGTGCAAGAACACGAAACCAGTCCACTGTGAGGATGGCGCCAAGCAAACGTAGACGCGGTGCTCTGAAATTGCAGAAGGACGGAAAGACTCCGTGTCGCCCGATGTCCTGTCCCTGTAACCCTGCAGTGGAACGGTTTAGTAATAAAACTTAAGACGCTGTTTCGGGGGAGTTTTGGTCACACGTGCCCACCAGTTGCCCTGCAATACGAGTGTCACTTGACAGGTAAACCAAAATAAGCGCTCCACGTGTTCAAAGGCACCAAGACATCGTACTACTGTTTTGCCCTGAAATAGAATTCCCCGACAACACGTAACGGTGTTGGCGCTAAATGCATAGCCTCTGTTTTAACACGTAATATGACTTAATATGCTAAGAACAGACTCCCGTTACTAACTGCATGTAAAGTAGGAAATGCAAAGGCGACGTACGTTAGAAAACGAGTTGagacagatgttttatttttgtacatataACAATACTCTGACTGTGAAAAATGTTCTGCCATACCAGAGGCGCCTTGATAAATTCAATTTTATATGAATCAGTCACATTCACTCATGTTTGTACATTCACTGGAATGTATGTCaatcatttttatgtcatttacaaaggaaaacaaatcttATCCCTTCTGCTTGTATATTGTACAGTGATCTTTTatcgggggaaaaaaatactattttctAATTCCAACATTGCTTAgtgtaaagtttaaaaaaaatatatatttatttgaaggtttattattttataataaaaaatatttattttgagaaAGCATTGTTAAAGTGTCACCTTGCTCTGTGTTCGCTGCAGAAGGGAAGGGACCTGTAGGAGTGTCCGAGCCGGATGAAtaatttttattgtgaaatagaCAAATATATTAACGTTTGGAATTAAACAACATTGAagtgtgttgggtttttttttatttttttattcctgcaTTGTTTGATGTCTctttaaaccacatttttgtctttttaatcgGCCTTTTTTACAGGTGGTTAAAGGTAAGACACTTAAGACGAGACAAGATTTGTCTTGCTTCTGGAAAGCGAAGAAAGACGA
Above is a window of Solea senegalensis isolate Sse05_10M linkage group LG2, IFAPA_SoseM_1, whole genome shotgun sequence DNA encoding:
- the spry2 gene encoding protein sprouty homolog 2; the encoded protein is MDSRSQSDSDGGGGHHGQSPGSPHDEGGPQPRPSQTLADSPDPGLVNGQPPQAPAVLSLEQIRITGSCNEYTEGPTVTQRSPASQQKDTLVSSRGSRTSRQQDTQEEGLNNLRNLQSLIQHGNTSTPISSSETLLHSSTAEESQSVVRTSWGSASSGHIIRTQPKREELISEELKPLNDASRVAVALENVSKESNKCENCGRCQCSECTRARVLPSWWMCGRRCVCSAHSAVEYGTCVCCIKGLFYHCSSDDEDTCADKPFSCSQSHCCIRWTTVSLLSLLFPCLLCYLPAKGCVAVCQSCYDRVSRPGCRCKNTKPVHCEDGAKQT